From the genome of Brassica oleracea var. oleracea cultivar TO1000 chromosome C4, BOL, whole genome shotgun sequence:
ATACATTCTAGTAATTTTCTCAAAGTAATATATATAGATTTCTTGTGACAATGATAAGACTTCATATAGAAGTCTTCTCCTAGAAAAAAAAAAGTCAAATATCTGCAGAACTTTGTTCAATTGCAAGACTAACATGTTAGGTCTTCTCTGGTATTTTTAAAGATTTTTCAAATTCAAAAGTAAGCCAATATTTACAAAAGAAGATTTCTCAAGACGTCTGCTGTAAAGTAGACTTCTTTTGAAATCTTCCTTATGTAAATTTGCAATTGCAAAAATGACCTAAATAGAAGACTTCATAAGAAGTCTTCTTCAGGAAGACTTAGAAAACTTCTTAGGAAGTCTTCTACGTCTAAGAAGTCTTCTACGTCAATGTTTAATAAACTTTCATTTTCTCTACAATTAAAATAACTTTTTAATATCTTCTTATTTATTCATGTATATTAGTCGATATTGGAGCTTATGGATGAAATTCATAACTTATTTACTGATAATTATAAGATTTCAAATATTCATATTTACTAATAATATAATTCAAGAAGTCTTCTACGTTAGATTTTCAAGAGTGTTAAATAACTTCAAGTTATGTTTTTTAACTTTAAAAAATGTTAAGTGACTTCAAGAATATCAAGTCATGTGGTTTAATGTGTTTTTAGATCATAAGATATGATTTTTAACTTCCATGAGATTTAAAATTTTAACTTTCACTTAAAACTCAATTTTGATCTTTTGTGAATTTGACTAAGTTTTCTTGAAAAGTCTTCTCTCTTTTTTTGGTAAATTTAACTAATTTTTGTGTTGTTATGTTTTGTTATGAGTGGATAGAATGGTTAAATTTCTTGGTATGTTGTATCAATAACTTTAATAATGTCAAGTACTTTTGGTAAAACATAAACATATTTACAAAATTCTTTTGATTAACATCTCTTCAAGTTTACAAAAAAAAATCACAACTAAAATAGTACACATATAAATCATAAAACAGACCATAAATAAACTATTACACATTGAGCTAGCTAGATATCATTCCTCAACATAGATAACTTTGGACTCCACTTGACATCATCTCATTGTACCACTTTGGGCAGAAAACTTCCTCCAAACTTGGTTGGAAGTCTTCTAGCATAAAATACATTAGAAGACTTTCCAAGAAGTCTTCGGAGAGGTTTTTGGGAAGTCTGACTCAGAATCTAAAAAATCTGCATACTGAAAAGCATTCGAATGGCTTCAAAACATAGAAAATTTAAAAAATAATTTTTTATGCTTAAATAATAAACAAAACAGTCACATTAGGTTGAATCTATAACTTTTTAGAATCTAACATATCAGTCACACAAAATACATATCCAAAAATTTTAGATCTACCTTTGAAGGAGTGAAAGATGAGAACCATGTAATAAAATCCTGTAAAACGAAAATAAATTAGTGAGAAGACATAAGAAAAAAAAAAGAAATGGATATAAAGTTTGATATTTTGATGTTCAAAGAGATTAGAGAGAGGTTGGAGAGTTTTAGAATGAGAAACATTATATTTTTTGTTGCGGCCGTTTGAGAGGAAAAAGAGAATGTAAATTTTATTTATGTATGAAGACAAAAAATTCAATTAGATTAAATATTTTCGATACAGAAGTCTTCTATACCGTAAAATCAAATAACTAACTAAATAGAAAAAAAAACACTTCATTAAACTTAAAATCAACTTTTAAAGTGTTTAATATACACAAAACTAAACACATACATGTCAAATTTAATTGTTTTTTAAGCTAAGATTTCAAAATCTAACCCTAAAAATACAAATAATATTATAACATATATTACTAAACCCTAAACCAAGGACTATCATGACTCAATCTATATTCACTCATATATGTTAAAAATAATTCAGTTTTCGTCAAATTAAATTTACATCATTTAGAAATCTTTATTAATACATGGTTTCGATTTTTTCCCTTTCAAATTTTTTTCTTATAAAATTTATTAATTATTTTTAAGATCTAATACATGAGAAGACTTCCTCCAGAAGACTTCTGGAAGATTTTGATTTAGGTATAAGATATAAATTCTTCTAAAATTTAGGCGGGAACCCTAAATTCTACTAAAATTGGGCGGGAACCCTAAATTCTACTAAAATTTAGGCAGAATATGTCAGAAGACTTCTTAAGAAATCTTATGTGAGTATTCTAGACCCTTAATAAAATAACTAAGCAAAAATCACATTCTTACACTTAAAAGATAATTAAAAAGTGTTTAAATCAAGTTATTAGACAGTCACTAAACACATAAATGTCAAATTTAAAAAAAGATAATATTTCAAAATATAACCCTAAAAATACCAACAATACTATAACATATATTATCATACCCTAAACCAATGACTATCATGACTCAATCTACATTCACTCATCTATGTTGAAAATAATTCAAAATATAACCCTAAAAATACCAACAATACTATAACATATATTATCATACCCTAAACCAATGACTATCATGACTCAATCTACATTCACTCATCTATGTTGAAAATAATTCTATTTTAGTAAAACTAAATTTACATCATATAGAAATGTTTATTACATGATTTCAATTTTTCTCCGTCAAAATACTTTTTTATAAAAAAATTAAATTATTTTAAAGATCTACCAAACTAGAAGACTTACAAAGAAGACTCAATACATGTTTTAAATTATTTTACAGATCTACCAAACGAGAAGACTTACAAACTAGACTTAAAGATCTACTTCTTTGTTTTAAGTCTTCTCACACGGAGAGTTATAATGGTAAAACTCAATACATGTTTTTTATTTGGTCATAAGAAAGTTGTTGTAATTTTACTAGCTTTTTGGGTTACTGTTGCATTTGATTGAATTTGAGGTACACTTTTGTATTTTATTTTATTTTTAGTTATTTTTGCATTTGATTGAATTTGAGGTACACTTTTGTATTAAAAATCAAGTTATGAATCATTTTTGCCAATTTTTCTTTTTTGTAAAGAGTGAGACAAATTATAGAAAAATCAAAGATTGATGAGTCAAATTATGTTTAGACAAACAAATTGTAAAAGTTGTTATAAATCCACTATTGAAACTAGGTGTTTTACCGCACATGCGGATATAATTTTTTTTATGAATATTTATTAATATATGTTTTATTAATTCAAAAAACAGAAAAATAAATTATTTATTTTTTCTAAAAAAAATTAAATCAAACATTGAACTAATATTTATAACAAAGTTTTTCATAAAAATATATATGGTTATTATTGTGTTCAAATTTTAAACAGTCACATATTAAAAATTTTAAAAGAAAATATCTCTGTACAAATATTTTTCCTTGATTAATATTTAATTATAAATTGTGTTATATCTTATTTTTAACTTTTATAATGGAAAATATTATTTTCAGATAATAACACAATATATATCAGAAATCTCTTATTTCTAAAATATGATTTTTAATTTTAAAATTGTATTGTATTAATTTATAATCAACTATATAATTATTTAATATAGCATATAAATCTAATATTAAATGTAAAATTCGTTTAAATATTTTAAAAAATATCTTTATACAAATTTGTTTGCTTGATTAATATTTAATTAAAAATTATTTAATATCTTAATTTTAAATTTTATAATTGAAACTATTATCTTACAGATAACAGTACAATATATATAATAATTATCTTATTTTAAAATATGTTTCTATTTTTGAAATTTTATTATATTAAATTATAATCAATTATCTAATATAACATATAAATCTAATATTTTAATGTAAATTTCATTTTTTATTTATATGATATTATATATATATATATATACATATATATTTATTAAGGGTACAAACGATATTAACCGCTCTAACTTTCAACGTTAGAGTTCGAATGCGAAAAAATCACTTTGAAAATTATAGTATAGATATATAGATAGATATAGATATCAGACATATCAAAGGTTCAGAGGAAAGTGTTTTTTTTTTTTTGTAAAAGAGTTTTCAAATTTAACTAAAAACATAAACGTTTGCATGAAACACACTTCATAATATAGAAGAGCTCATACCTAAGGGAAACACTTAGGACGAAACTAGCAGAACCAAATATAAAAGAAATAGCTAATGAGACGAACGACGACTATACCGGCCATGTTTACCTATCCCTTCCTTTGCATAGTTTTCAATTCCATATCTTGGAACTTTATAGGAGGTTCTGTCTCTCTCCCACCCCTTTATGAGCTATCTACACTAGTCTTGATCCAATCAAGTAACGCGTAAATTATTGAACAGTACTATTCATATGAGACTGAGATTACGTCGTATTGTGTATACCTAATACCCAGACAATAAGAGAAGATAATGAGCTCTATGTTGCTGCTATTACAATTTACAAAGCATAGTATCAATTGTGAATGTGCATGTATCAGATTTGTAGATCTTGGTAACCAAAGAATCAACTTTCATTTCAATATTCAGCGTGCATGTGAGACTAAAGAGTCTGTGTACGTTGATGTACCCAAAGAATTCACATCAAAAAGAAGTTCCATTGGCTTCTCAGCCCATCCTTTCAAGTTCTCATCCCTCACCACATCAAGAAGATTATCCGGAAGCTCCGAAACCCCACTCAAGATCCTCATAACCGTACTCATAGCTGGTCTAATCGAAGCAGCTTGATGCGAACATAACACACCAAGCTTCAAAACAAGCTCAAGCTGTCCTCTGTTTTCTTCTTGACGTATGTTCTCTTCAACCGCAACAATAATGTCATCTCCTTTCTCCCAAAGCTCAAGAATCCAATCCACAAGGACTTCTTGTTCTTCCCCTGCGCGTCGCTCTATCAACCTTCTACCACATACTACTTCAAGCATAACCAACCCAAATGCATAAACATCGGTGCTCGTAGTTGCTCTACCAGTTCTTAAAAACTCCGGTGCGATATAACCTAACGTTCCAGCTACTTTAGATGTCTCTGGATCAAAACCCTGATCATACAGCTTCGCTAATCCGAAATCCCCTAGCCTTGCATTCATTTCATGGTCGATAAGAACATTAGCCGGTTTAATATCTCGATGAATGATGACTTGCACCCATTCTTGATGCAGATATAGTAAAGCAGACGCAACGTTTTTAATAATCTTGAAACGTTGCTCCCAAGTAAGCCGTTCTTGATTCTCATTGTTACGGTAATATAAATACTTGTCAAGGCTACCATTAGGCATGAAGTCATAAACCAAGTAGAGATCTTCTTTATGTCTACAATACCCCAAAAGCCTGACGAGATTCGGATGTCTAAGTCGACCAATGGTCGATATCTCGGCTAAAAACTCGCTCATCCCTTGTCTTGAATCATGAGAAGTCCGCTTTACAGCGATCTCTGCATCGGAACCCGGAAGAGCGCCTTTATAGACTTGGCCAAAACCTCCTCTTCCGAGAAGTTGTTTGTCCTTGAAACCCTTTGTGGCGTCGAAAAGCTCCTTATAAGCAAACCTATGAGGTCCATACTGAATCTCCCATTCCTCGAGAACCTCTTTGGCTTTCTTGTGCCTCAAGTAAAAGACAAAACCGATCCACGAGGCGATAAACACAGCGACTAAGGATACAGTTAAGCAGACCGCTAAAATGGTCTTTGTTCTTTGAGATGATTTCTTCGGATACGGAGGAAGGATTGATAGCATACCAAAATCCAGCCTCGGAAACTCGATTTCTCCATTAACAAACCAACTCATCATGTAATGGATTGCGGCGACCGACCCAGTCGACGCAGTGAATCCAAGATACATTTCCTCTTCTTGCAGATAAGGAGAGAGGTCTTTGCTCAATGACAAAAGCGGTTTTCGAGGCGGAACAGAGATGTTAGCAGGGAAGAGAGTAACATTAAGTTGCTTATCAGGTTGACTATAAACTATAGAAAGCCTCATTACCTTTCTACTAATCAAAGAAAGTTTCCTAAACTTTCCATCTTTATCATCATAGTAACCAGCAGAAGCAGAGACAACAGATCTCATACCATTAATATTAACCCCAACATGATTATCATCTATATCACCAAACTCCTCATCTTTATTTATATCTAACTCGATAGCTATCACGTTGTTAGAAGCTTTACCGTTGTTTGTTTCGTTGAATATCCCTAAGTACTGATCGGAGGAAGCTCCGGGTAGGCCTCTTGTGGGAGAGATGACGAAAGCCATACCGTGTGAGCCTTGCTGGTCATGCTCCGGGACAATCGCGAAGAAGAAGTTGATTGAGAAAGATGTTGTGATGTTTGTGGATGAGTTTGTGAATGTAACTGGGTTGCTGTCGAAAGCTTGACCGTGTGTGTGTTTTGTTGTGTTGGTTAAAGTGAAGTAGCCGTTGTAGCCGATTCCTACAGATCCTGTTGGGATGAAGTAGCCATGGGAGTTGTGAAAGAACAGAACAAGAACTGCTTCAAAGAGAATAATAAACATTTCTTGATTGTTTATTTTGTTTTTAGTTTGTGTGGAAGAGTTTCATCTTCTGTGATGTTATTAGGTTGAGAAGAAACGTGGAAACGTGGAAACGTGAAAATGTGAAAACGTGAAAGGATTGAACTCTTGAGGCATTATTTCAGTTCCTGGTCAATATTTGCAACTAGAAGTGATGATGATATTTAATTCTTTAGGTAAATATTAATGTGAACGAATCAAGCGAATATAAAATGAACTATGAATTTCAACTAACGAAAGTTTTGACTAAAACATCAAACAAGTAATAAAAAGAGTATATAAGCCTTACATAGAGTGTTCATGTAGGCGAAAATAATCGGCCAATGAGAAATTATATTTTTGTCATGTCACCTCTTCTATTTGTTTTACAAAATGATCCTTTAACTTTTTACTTAAACAATTATAACCGAAAATATTTTTTTAGTGAAATATATGATTTATATAAATGTAATTATATTTTTTATTTACATAATAGTTTGTAAAGAAATATTTACTATAAATAATATCATAATTTTATAAAATAATAAAAATAAATTGGGTTGGTTGTTAACTTTCACAAATAAAAAGTATTATTTGTAAACTTAGAAAATAATATATCAAGAATATTCTTTTTCAGGAGAGAAAATAGAAAAATTCATCGGAGACAAATCCATCTCTATTATGAATTTCCGCTTAGAGAAAAAAATAGAGGAATACATTGGAGATGGTCTAAGGCATGGCCGACGTAAATGATCGATGTTGAGATTTCAGCTTTTCTGATTCTTACTACTCTAATGTTTCAATATAATTTGAATATTTCATTTGCTTTATAATATAATGGTTTAAAAGTATTTTTTGTTTCACTATATAAATTGTTTTTATATTTCAACGTAACTTTATACTTATTGGATATTGTGTGGCCAATTAAATTATATATATTACTGTGTAATTGATTAAATTTATATATTAAATGACAGTTTTCTAAAGTAATAACTTTTAAATATTACAGATTTTAATTAAAACTGGAGGATATAAGCCTCAGATATAGTGTCCACGTAGGCGAAAATAATCAGCCAATGGAAAACTATATTTTTGTCATGTCACCTCCTCTATTTGTTTTTACAAAATGATCNNNNNNNNNNNNNNNNNNNNNNNNNNNNNNNNNNNNNNNNNNNNNNNNNNNNNNNNNNNNNNNNNNNNNNNNNNNNNNNNNNNNNNNNNNNNNNTTTTTATTTACATAATAGTTTGTAAAGAAATATTTAGTGTAAATAATATCATGATTTTATAAAATACTAAAATATATTGGGCAGGTTTTCAACTTTCACAAATAAAAAATATTATTTGTAAACTTAGAAAAGAATATATCAAGAATATTCTTTTTTAGGAGAGAAGAGAGAAAATAGAAAAATACATCGGAGACAAATCCATCTCAATTATGAAATTCCTCTATTTTAGAGAAAAAAAATAGAGGAATACTTTGGAGATGGTCTAAGGCATGGCCGACATAAATGATCGACGTTAAGATTTCAGCTATTCTGATTCTTACTATTCTAATGTTTCAATATAATTTGAATATTCTCTTTGTTTTATAATATAATGGTTTAAAAGTATTTTTTGTTTTACTATATACATTGTTTTTATATTTCAATGTAACTTTATATTTATTGGATATTGTGTGACAAATTAAATTATGTAAATTACTATGTAATTGATTAAATTTATATATTAAATGATAGTTTTCTAAAGTAATAACTCTTAAATATTGCAGATTTTAATTAAAACTGATTGCATTTTGAAACAGATAGAGTAATCTATAAACTAATTATATATAGATATGAAGACAAAATTGTAAAGTAGTATCACCTTGAATTTCTCTCATTCTGCGCATTCCTAATTGGAAGAAGATAATCAACATCTAATATTATGTTACTCTCATTATATTAGAAATGGTTAAACCGTAAACTAATTAAAGATGATGTAAGGAAGACATAAAGATGTATTCCGAGTTATCACAAATATAAAATCAATTGACAACAATTTAATTATGTCCAGCGTAGGACAGCAGAGAAGAGTTTTCAAACCTTCTAATATTATAATATCTCACTATATTAGTGACTAAATCAGTTTTCTCTAGCACAAATACTCACTCCATTCTTGGAGTTTAACATTTTCTATCTGATGAAATTAATAGTTTGATCCCAAAAAAAGAAATGGTCGAACTGTATATTGTAATTGGAGAAAGAAAACAAACAAAAATCAACCAAAGACTTTTAAGGTATATGAAACAAAAATTGGAAATAACAATTTTCTGCAATAAAAGAATAAGACAATAAAATTATAAAAATACAAAATAAAACAAAAAATATACACAGAGAAAAAGATTTAGTAAAATAAAATCATAATATAATTTTCATAATTGATAGTAAAAAGTTTAAATTTACAACATATACAATTTTATTTACATCTTTAAACCTATTATCTAATTAAAATGATTCTAAACAAAGTGCCAGCACGAAGAGTTAGAAACTATACGATAAAATATAATACATAACGTTAAAAATACATTATCACTGATCACTAAAAAATCATGTTAGTAGTAATAAAAATGAAATAACAACACATTTATTAAAACCATAGAATGACACGCAACAAGGTGTTATTAAATATACAAACTACAAATTAAATATGCTCAACGAAAACACACATAAAAATGAGACATCATATTTGGATATATTTAAATAAATAATTTTAAATATATTATATTCTTGATAATTTTAAAATTACTTAAAAAGAAACTAAATTATTTAAAAATTACATCATTATTATTTTACCATTAGATATATTAAAATAATATTCTAGATCGATATTCAATTGTCAGTTTTCAACTATTACACGTCAAAAAATATTATTAAGTACGCTTTTTTTTGAAAAGGGGGTTTTATGTTTTAAGTAGGTTATTGGAGTGTTTTTTTTTTTTGTGAATTTATTCGAGATGAGATTCTGATCTTTTAAACTAAGATAATTTATGTTTTATACATAATTATATTTTTTTTGCATAACTCTAAAATCTCAGACTTGATTCTTCATATTTTATTAGTTAATTCTGTTACATATAGTAGAAATACTTACTTCAAACTAAAAATATTAAAAAAATTAAATTTAAAATTTAGTTATATATAATTTAATATACAAAAATTCACATACAAATAAAAATGATAAATGTAACAAATTTAAATATATTATCTGCGCATAGCGCAGAGAAAAGATCTAGTTTAGGTAATAGTAATGTGAAAGGTGTATACAATTAGGTATCAAACGTATAATACACTTTTCTACAAC
Proteins encoded in this window:
- the LOC106337529 gene encoding L-type lectin-domain containing receptor kinase V.5-like; protein product: MFIILFEAVLVLFFHNSHGYFIPTGSVGIGYNGYFTLTNTTKHTHGQAFDSNPVTFTNSSTNITTSFSINFFFAIVPEHDQQGSHGMAFVISPTRGLPGASSDQYLGIFNETNNGKASNNVIAIELDINKDEEFGDIDDNHVGVNINGMRSVVSASAGYYDDKDGKFRKLSLISRKVMRLSIVYSQPDKQLNVTLFPANISVPPRKPLLSLSKDLSPYLQEEEMYLGFTASTGSVAAIHYMMSWFVNGEIEFPRLDFGMLSILPPYPKKSSQRTKTILAVCLTVSLVAVFIASWIGFVFYLRHKKAKEVLEEWEIQYGPHRFAYKELFDATKGFKDKQLLGRGGFGQVYKGALPGSDAEIAVKRTSHDSRQGMSEFLAEISTIGRLRHPNLVRLLGYCRHKEDLYLVYDFMPNGSLDKYLYYRNNENQERLTWEQRFKIIKNVASALLYLHQEWVQVIIHRDIKPANVLIDHEMNARLGDFGLAKLYDQGFDPETSKVAGTLGYIAPEFLRTGRATTSTDVYAFGLVMLEVVCGRRLIERRAGEEQEVLVDWILELWEKGDDIIVAVEENIRQEENRGQLELVLKLGVLCSHQAASIRPAMSTVMRILSGVSELPDNLLDVVRDENLKGWAEKPMELLFDVNSLGTSTYTDSLVSHAR